A window of the Helianthus annuus cultivar XRQ/B chromosome 4, HanXRQr2.0-SUNRISE, whole genome shotgun sequence genome harbors these coding sequences:
- the LOC110876041 gene encoding uncharacterized protein LOC110876041, with protein MAYVKASTCPIVGNNQSRSSFWKKTTDRFNAIMEHGPARDVESVSGKWRKMIKVVNAFNQIYNQIYLSPPSGSNDDDILNLAIAKWDSQNPTPFPHFRAWNVVRKEQKWRPVPNEVATAKRTKTSESGSYSAGGSTARCQIDINDDPEDNEDVLPVHESERPPGRDKAKKEAAGKRKVAGSSGGGGSSGGRGEKASSKMDDLINEFRSFKEFAAEKYTHKKTVSSDYARAEDFRIMRLDLDSVPEDEREVYRRMKEEVKKKWTS; from the exons ATGGCGTATGTTAAGGCCTCTACTTGCCCGATAGTcg gaaacaaccaatcgCGTAGTAGTTTTTGGAAGAAGACAACGGATAGATTTAACGCGATTATGGAGCATGGTCCGGCTCGTGATGTCGAATCCGTCTCGGGCAAGTGGCGAAAAATGATCAAGGTCGTCAACGCTTTTAACCAAATTTATAACCAAATTTACCTTTCTCCTCCTAGCGGGAGTAACGACGATGACATTCTTAACCTTGCTATCGCCAAGTGGGACTCTCAAAATCCAACGCCTTTCCCGCACTTCCGAGCATGGAACGTTGTAAGGAAAGAACAAAAATGGAGGCCGGTTCCAAATGAGGTCGCAACGGCCAAACGCACTAAAACTTCCGAGTCCGGAAGTTATAGTGCGGGAGGCTCCACCGCTCGTTGTCAAATCGACATAAACGACGACCCGGAAGATAACGAGGATGTGTTGCCCGTTCACGAGTCGGAACGTCCCCCCGGGAGGGACAAAGCAAAAAAAGAAGCGGCCGGAAAGCGAAAAGTGGCCGGCTCGAGTGGAGGTGGCGGCTCGAGTGGAGGTAGGGGCGAGAAGGCATCGTCAAAAATGGACGACTTGATAAACGAATTCCGTTCGTTCAAAGAGTTCGCGGCTGAAAAGTATACTCACAAGAAAACCGTGTCGTCCGACTATGCTCGAGCGGAAGATTTTAGGATAATGAGGTTGGATCTCGACTCGGTTCCGGAGGATGAACGCGAGGTTTATCGGAGGATGAAGGAAGAGGTGAAAAAAAAATGGACGTCGtag